The Nanoarchaeota archaeon genome contains a region encoding:
- a CDS encoding DedA family protein, whose protein sequence is MEPLSSVINIILHLDIYLNQIVLEYKSTTYAILFLIIFLETGFVATPFLPGDSLLFAAGAIAALGSLNPFWLIVLLSIAAILGDNMNYWIGRHAGSRLYSLETRFIKKEHFDKTQQFYEKHGGKTIILARFLPIIRTFAPFVAGIGKMSYSRFLEYNVIGGIVWVALFISAGYYFGNIPIIKQNFTMVIMAIIVITMAPAVIGFLKHYRKQK, encoded by the coding sequence ATGGAACCATTATCAAGCGTCATAAATATTATTTTGCATCTGGACATATACCTTAATCAGATAGTTCTGGAATATAAAAGCACCACCTATGCAATACTTTTTTTAATCATATTTTTAGAAACCGGGTTTGTGGCGACACCGTTTCTTCCCGGAGATTCTCTTCTTTTTGCTGCAGGGGCAATTGCTGCACTCGGTTCTCTTAATCCGTTTTGGTTGATAGTTTTGCTTTCAATAGCAGCGATACTTGGAGACAATATGAATTATTGGATCGGGCGCCACGCCGGTAGTAGACTGTATTCTTTGGAGACGCGGTTTATCAAAAAAGAACATTTTGATAAGACTCAGCAGTTCTACGAAAAACATGGCGGAAAGACAATAATTCTTGCCAGATTTCTTCCGATAATCCGCACATTTGCGCCGTTTGTCGCAGGCATAGGGAAGATGAGCTACTCGCGCTTTCTGGAGTATAATGTGATTGGCGGAATTGTATGGGTTGCATTATTTATATCCGCAGGCTATTATTTCGGCAACATTCCAATAATAAAGCAGAACTTTACAATGGTGATAATGGCGATAATAGTAATCACAATGGCGCCTGCTGTGATTGGGTTTCTGAAGCATTATAGAAAGCAGAAATAG